The following are encoded in a window of Mycobacterium sp. ELW1 genomic DNA:
- a CDS encoding polysaccharide biosynthesis tyrosine autokinase produces the protein MSLQDFAKLLRTRWMTVSVTALVITLAAIAYTVATTPQYEASTRLFVSTSSGSSLSDLYQGNRFSQERVLSYTELLMGQTLAQRTIDKLNLDMSADDLREKVKATAKPDTVLIDVSVLDKSPVRARDIANALSDEFVALVGELETPPKAGAPPDARVVVEQRASIPTKPVLPKTARNIGLGVLLGIALGVGLAILRDLLDNTVKSRETLGSITGVGVVGSIPLDKARRDKPALLFEDDNSPIAEAFRKLRTNLQFLAVDTPPRVIVITSSAPNEGKTTTAMNIALALAESDHNVALVDGDMRRPSVARYLDLVNEVGLSTVVSGRTSLSEALQATKFPRLTVLTAGAAPPNPSELLGSLAAKNVLNELRAKFDYVVIDSSPLLAVTDGAILAALADGALIIAKFGSTKREQLAHAVGTLKDVGALLLGAVLTMTPLRGGTSYNYNYSYYGDNEAPQQPGLSDSRASDVQEESKPEIAVPANAADKTVSD, from the coding sequence ATGAGTTTGCAGGATTTCGCGAAGTTGTTGCGGACCCGCTGGATGACCGTCAGCGTGACCGCGCTTGTGATTACCTTGGCCGCTATCGCATATACGGTTGCGACGACGCCGCAATACGAGGCTTCTACACGACTGTTCGTCTCTACATCGTCCGGCTCGTCGCTGAGCGACTTATATCAGGGCAACCGTTTCTCGCAGGAACGCGTGCTGTCGTACACCGAGCTATTGATGGGTCAGACGCTGGCTCAGCGCACAATCGACAAACTCAACCTCGATATGTCCGCAGACGACCTGCGAGAAAAGGTCAAAGCAACCGCCAAACCCGACACTGTGCTTATAGATGTATCGGTCCTCGATAAGTCGCCGGTTCGAGCACGTGACATCGCAAATGCTTTGTCTGACGAATTCGTTGCGTTGGTAGGCGAATTAGAGACTCCTCCGAAGGCGGGAGCTCCGCCCGATGCACGCGTCGTGGTCGAACAGCGTGCTTCCATTCCCACCAAGCCAGTACTTCCGAAAACCGCCCGTAATATCGGACTAGGTGTCCTTCTGGGTATTGCGTTGGGAGTAGGGCTGGCGATTCTCCGTGACTTGCTTGACAACACAGTGAAGAGCCGGGAGACGCTCGGGAGCATCACCGGAGTGGGTGTTGTAGGCAGCATTCCGCTCGACAAGGCTCGGCGTGACAAGCCAGCTCTGTTATTCGAGGATGACAACTCACCTATTGCAGAAGCCTTCCGAAAACTTCGGACGAATCTGCAATTCTTGGCTGTCGACACACCACCGCGAGTCATTGTAATCACCAGCTCAGCGCCAAACGAGGGAAAAACGACCACAGCGATGAATATCGCACTTGCGTTGGCAGAATCAGACCATAACGTCGCTCTCGTCGATGGCGATATGAGGCGCCCATCCGTAGCTAGATACCTCGACTTGGTAAATGAAGTCGGGTTGAGCACAGTAGTCAGCGGGAGAACTTCACTATCCGAGGCATTGCAAGCGACAAAGTTTCCCCGGTTGACGGTCCTGACCGCAGGCGCTGCCCCGCCCAATCCGAGTGAACTTCTTGGATCCCTGGCAGCTAAAAATGTCTTAAACGAGCTCCGCGCGAAGTTTGACTATGTCGTCATCGATTCGTCCCCGTTACTCGCAGTAACGGACGGAGCAATCTTGGCAGCTCTCGCAGACGGAGCGCTAATAATCGCTAAATTCGGTAGCACAAAGCGCGAGCAACTCGCGCACGCTGTAGGAACCTTGAAAGATGTCGGCGCCTTACTGCTAGGAGCGGTGTTGACGATGACACCACTTCGAGGAGGGACCAGCTACAATTACAACTACAGCTACTATGGCGACAATGAAGCGCCGCAACAGCCTGGGCTAAGCGATTCACGCGCCTCCGACGTGCAAGAAGAGTCAAAGCCCGAAATCGCAGTCCCGGCAAATGCGGCGGATAAAACGGTGTCGGACTGA
- a CDS encoding glycosyltransferase family 2 protein, with amino-acid sequence MSVIFVGYNSEAAFAKYLPDFASSSPANFQMILVDNGSMDRTVTKFREIFPHGDVIETGENLGFAKAVNIGAGKATGDWLLLLNPDAAAKGTDIVALHESVVGRSECAVVGPLFKSGGKVIPAGRFPTAWRMFLHATALSVFAPVGGLLEGHYIRVKAIGRGLRPVDWVTGGCLLVRRDAWTTVGGLTERWFMYGEDLDFCYQVKRYGYEVLLNQDVTIFHEVGQSSSGIDGKISVVWLKNLFDFYSSQIVTNSVGRLAWKSVVSLGFFGRSALFAFLARMRRDGRLACEAKRFRIYAAAIRPGPADFKRAR; translated from the coding sequence GTGTCTGTGATATTCGTTGGTTACAACAGCGAAGCCGCATTCGCAAAGTACCTCCCTGATTTCGCCAGTTCATCACCTGCGAATTTTCAGATGATCCTTGTCGATAATGGTTCGATGGACCGGACCGTGACCAAATTTCGAGAAATATTCCCTCACGGCGACGTAATTGAGACCGGAGAAAATCTAGGTTTCGCAAAAGCTGTCAACATCGGTGCCGGCAAGGCAACGGGGGACTGGCTCCTGCTTCTTAACCCTGACGCAGCAGCGAAGGGAACAGATATCGTCGCACTCCACGAATCGGTAGTGGGACGCAGTGAATGCGCAGTAGTGGGGCCGCTTTTCAAGAGCGGGGGAAAAGTCATCCCCGCGGGGCGGTTTCCGACCGCTTGGAGGATGTTCCTTCACGCGACCGCGCTATCGGTATTCGCGCCAGTCGGTGGTCTATTAGAAGGCCATTATATCCGGGTAAAAGCAATCGGGCGCGGTCTGCGCCCCGTGGATTGGGTTACGGGTGGGTGTTTGCTGGTTAGACGGGATGCATGGACGACTGTTGGTGGACTCACGGAACGATGGTTTATGTACGGCGAGGATCTTGATTTTTGCTATCAAGTGAAGCGTTATGGTTACGAAGTTCTTTTAAATCAAGACGTCACAATTTTCCATGAGGTTGGCCAGTCGTCGTCAGGCATCGACGGAAAGATTTCCGTGGTCTGGCTGAAGAATTTGTTCGATTTCTATTCTTCGCAAATCGTAACGAATTCTGTTGGAAGGCTTGCCTGGAAGTCGGTCGTGAGCCTGGGGTTCTTCGGACGAAGTGCGTTGTTCGCTTTCCTTGCACGTATGCGGAGGGACGGCCGTTTGGCATGCGAAGCGAAGAGATTCCGTATTTACGCGGCCGCAATCCGCCCTGGTCCTGCAGACTTTAAGCGCGCAAGGTAA
- the rfaE2 gene encoding D-glycero-beta-D-manno-heptose 1-phosphate adenylyltransferase has translation MNDSQGFLDFDASHLAGFIERFPEQHIVVVGDVMLDSFVYGDAQRISPEAPVPVLRFSSEMTALGGAGNVVRNISAFDADVACVGVVGDDVVGREVEALLSGQRGVTCALVRMPGRPTTTKVRYLAAGQQVVRVDREELAAIDSTAEDEVIAAVKQQVRDGSLIILADYAKGVLTRRVLDEIIAFARAKGVRTVVEPKSADFARYRHAHLIIGNASEIAAATRMPTATDTDVHAATREAQRLGDFQAVITTRSEKGVVALDDNSVLHSFPARAQQVFDVSGAGDTVTATVALMLATGASLAEAAYIANEAASIVVSKLGTSVTSADELKARLQEDDGVNYADKIASLDDMLARVLQQQRTKRRVGFTNGVFDILHVGHLSLLAQARVACDYLVVAINSDDSVRRLKGPERPINTEHDRALLLAALEMVDGVVMFGEDTPLRVIETLKPDLLVKGADYRREQIVGGDFVERRGGRVVIANLVGERSTTRTIDRIRRQAEKADS, from the coding sequence GTGAACGATAGCCAGGGATTCTTGGATTTCGATGCTTCGCATCTCGCCGGATTTATCGAACGCTTTCCCGAGCAGCACATCGTGGTCGTCGGCGATGTCATGCTCGACAGCTTCGTTTACGGTGACGCACAACGGATTTCACCAGAGGCGCCGGTCCCTGTGCTTCGCTTCAGCAGCGAAATGACGGCGCTCGGTGGCGCAGGCAACGTGGTTCGCAACATCTCGGCGTTCGATGCCGATGTCGCGTGCGTCGGTGTTGTCGGCGACGACGTCGTTGGCCGCGAAGTCGAGGCTCTGCTTAGCGGGCAGCGCGGTGTCACCTGTGCACTCGTGCGGATGCCGGGCCGCCCGACGACAACGAAGGTCCGCTACCTCGCGGCCGGCCAACAGGTGGTCCGAGTCGACCGCGAAGAGCTCGCGGCCATCGACAGCACCGCCGAAGACGAGGTGATCGCCGCGGTCAAGCAGCAGGTTCGCGATGGCAGTCTCATCATTCTCGCCGACTATGCCAAAGGCGTCCTGACGCGGCGTGTCCTTGACGAGATCATCGCGTTCGCCCGAGCCAAGGGCGTCCGCACGGTCGTCGAGCCCAAGAGCGCAGATTTCGCCCGCTACCGGCACGCGCATCTCATCATCGGAAATGCGAGCGAAATCGCCGCCGCAACGCGTATGCCGACGGCCACCGACACCGACGTGCACGCGGCAACGCGCGAGGCGCAACGCCTTGGTGACTTCCAAGCTGTGATCACAACGCGCTCCGAGAAAGGCGTCGTCGCGCTCGACGACAACAGCGTGCTGCACAGCTTCCCGGCGCGGGCACAGCAGGTGTTCGATGTCTCCGGGGCAGGTGACACGGTGACGGCAACCGTCGCATTGATGCTGGCGACAGGAGCGTCGCTTGCCGAGGCCGCCTACATCGCCAACGAGGCGGCCTCAATTGTCGTCAGTAAGCTCGGAACATCCGTCACCTCTGCCGACGAGCTCAAGGCCCGGCTTCAAGAAGATGACGGAGTCAACTACGCCGACAAGATCGCGTCGCTCGATGACATGTTGGCGCGCGTGCTGCAGCAGCAGCGCACCAAGCGACGTGTCGGCTTCACCAACGGTGTGTTTGACATCCTGCACGTCGGCCACCTGTCGCTGCTGGCGCAGGCACGCGTCGCGTGCGACTACCTCGTCGTCGCTATCAACTCCGACGACTCGGTTCGGCGCCTGAAGGGACCGGAGCGGCCGATCAACACTGAGCACGATCGGGCGCTCTTGCTCGCCGCACTCGAAATGGTCGATGGCGTAGTCATGTTCGGCGAAGACACGCCACTTCGCGTCATCGAGACATTGAAACCCGATCTCCTAGTCAAGGGAGCCGACTATCGTCGCGAGCAAATTGTGGGGGGTGATTTCGTCGAGCGCCGCGGCGGTCGGGTGGTGATCGCTAACCTCGTCGGCGAGCGTTCCACGACGCGCACAATCGACAGAATTCGCAGACAAGCAGAAAAGGCCGACTCGTGA
- a CDS encoding glycosyltransferase family 9 protein, translating to METFGRSFPRSPITVFTRPELADIYRHNPHVDELRFAAFPVGSAKNTGIGEVRRLWCELGRIRRQRYDLVVNCEGGLGENVLAWLMSPRHNSGPIWSIDHPRNSFFRTGLGGLIRYPVTVPVDVPDVYSAMDELARGLGAMRPAKSRLYASGGRELRCREEAEIIGIHPLASQAGKLWAAERWRELIRILRSRGRSVVLFGASSERERLAALIPDPTDEMVTIETLPLLEFFEKLTEVRTLVCLDSFAAHVAAAIETPAVILTGSGMSEVWTPPGAEVIDGGKGYPPPDGVRCGDGLASGMQRIALAEVVATLERLGVL from the coding sequence GTGGAAACCTTTGGTCGTTCGTTTCCGCGTTCTCCGATCACAGTGTTCACGCGTCCCGAGCTTGCAGATATATATCGACATAATCCCCATGTCGATGAGCTGCGGTTCGCCGCGTTTCCCGTTGGCTCGGCAAAGAATACCGGAATTGGTGAGGTCCGACGACTGTGGTGTGAGCTCGGTCGAATTCGCCGTCAACGATACGATCTGGTGGTCAATTGCGAGGGCGGTCTCGGTGAGAATGTCCTCGCGTGGCTGATGTCCCCACGGCACAACAGTGGCCCCATTTGGTCCATAGACCATCCACGAAACTCCTTCTTTCGCACCGGGTTGGGTGGACTGATCCGTTACCCGGTGACGGTTCCTGTCGACGTCCCCGACGTTTATTCCGCAATGGATGAGCTCGCTAGAGGCCTCGGTGCCATGCGTCCGGCGAAATCACGGCTCTATGCATCCGGCGGCCGTGAATTGCGGTGTCGCGAAGAAGCCGAGATCATCGGCATACACCCACTCGCCAGCCAGGCGGGAAAGCTCTGGGCAGCCGAGAGATGGCGTGAGCTCATAAGGATCCTCAGGAGTCGTGGAAGATCCGTAGTGCTCTTTGGCGCATCCAGCGAGCGGGAGAGACTCGCTGCTCTCATTCCGGATCCGACCGACGAAATGGTCACGATCGAAACGCTTCCGTTATTGGAATTCTTCGAGAAGCTGACCGAGGTTCGCACGCTGGTGTGCCTCGACAGTTTTGCGGCACATGTCGCTGCCGCTATCGAGACGCCCGCTGTCATTCTCACTGGGAGTGGAATGTCGGAGGTGTGGACTCCACCGGGTGCAGAGGTGATCGACGGCGGCAAAGGTTATCCGCCGCCCGATGGGGTGCGATGCGGGGATGGCCTTGCGTCCGGAATGCAGAGGATTGCCCTGGCAGAGGTGGTGGCAACTCTCGAACGCCTTGGCGTGCTCTAG
- the rfaD gene encoding ADP-glyceromanno-heptose 6-epimerase encodes MIVVTGGAGFIGSNVVASVEAEDDIAVCDWIDDDKRPNLAAHRVNEVVSPDSLFEFLADRASDIEFVIHMGANSSTTDPDVDRVFHYNLDFSDALWRWCVAQRVRLIYASSASTYGDGSGGFEDRQDREFLTTLRPLNAYGLSKHAFDMRVARWIEEEQPTPPQWAGLKFFNVYGPNEYHKGDMMSLVAKMVPVIERGEVVRLFRSHKPGYRDGEQLRDFVYVKDVIAVIDWLRANPGVNGLFNVGSGKARSFLDLTLATFDALGAEPRIEFVDMPEHLRDRYQYFTEAPLDKIRSAGFERPATGLEEGVRDYVLGYLKDGRGYA; translated from the coding sequence GTGATTGTAGTGACGGGCGGTGCCGGCTTCATCGGCTCGAACGTCGTCGCTTCCGTGGAGGCCGAGGATGACATCGCAGTATGCGACTGGATCGACGACGACAAGCGGCCAAACCTCGCGGCCCACCGCGTCAATGAAGTTGTTTCGCCGGACTCGCTCTTCGAGTTCCTCGCCGATCGGGCTAGTGACATCGAATTCGTCATCCATATGGGTGCGAATTCCTCTACCACTGATCCTGATGTCGACCGGGTCTTCCACTACAATCTTGACTTCAGCGACGCCCTCTGGAGATGGTGTGTGGCGCAACGCGTACGGCTCATCTACGCGTCGTCGGCATCGACGTACGGCGACGGGAGCGGCGGATTCGAGGACCGGCAGGACCGCGAGTTTCTCACAACGTTACGCCCGCTTAACGCTTACGGCCTCAGCAAGCATGCCTTCGATATGCGCGTCGCGCGGTGGATTGAAGAAGAGCAACCAACGCCCCCACAATGGGCCGGGCTCAAGTTCTTCAACGTCTACGGCCCCAACGAGTATCACAAGGGCGACATGATGAGCCTCGTTGCCAAGATGGTGCCGGTGATCGAGCGCGGAGAGGTTGTTCGGCTTTTTCGCTCGCACAAGCCTGGGTATCGCGACGGCGAACAGCTACGCGACTTCGTATACGTCAAAGACGTTATCGCAGTGATCGATTGGTTGCGTGCCAACCCCGGCGTGAACGGGTTATTCAACGTCGGCAGCGGTAAGGCGAGGTCGTTCCTCGATCTAACTCTCGCTACCTTCGATGCCCTCGGCGCGGAACCGAGAATCGAATTCGTTGACATGCCTGAACATCTACGCGACCGTTACCAATACTTCACTGAAGCGCCGTTGGACAAAATCCGCAGCGCAGGCTTCGAACGTCCAGCCACCGGACTGGAAGAGGGGGTCCGGGATTACGTTCTGGGCTACTTGAAGGACGGCCGGGGCTACGCGTGA
- a CDS encoding glycosyltransferase family 9 protein: protein MSISIKRTIKTAIRAIGYDVNRLPADSVPALDLNRLSGNGRLVAGPFLGEFGWELMQWQGYARQLAKFYKETIVYGRASSAYFYRDFASEYRIVECDSWDTAGYELHNFDYDEWALARGCDDLLLADNRCYQLPNYFGQAFIPFGEYKKANAYDVVLHARNVPMMPGNSEKHLRNWSKSRWVDLCRRLDGLRVAAVGIPELSYCPGNVTDLRGIETEDLCSVLASSKICVGPSSGLMHLATLCRTPQLIWTSDEYKFGFGGTAYRYVRSWNPFATPVKALTQMGINPTVEYVHAELEAFLSELPQKDLRQSK from the coding sequence ATGTCGATCTCAATTAAGCGAACCATCAAGACGGCTATTCGGGCTATCGGATACGATGTTAACAGACTGCCTGCTGATTCGGTTCCTGCGCTCGATCTGAATCGTCTTTCCGGGAATGGCCGCCTCGTCGCCGGACCATTTCTCGGCGAATTCGGTTGGGAATTAATGCAGTGGCAGGGTTACGCTCGGCAACTTGCGAAGTTTTATAAGGAAACGATAGTTTACGGTCGGGCCTCATCTGCTTATTTCTATCGGGACTTTGCATCAGAGTACAGAATAGTGGAGTGTGACTCCTGGGACACGGCTGGATACGAGCTCCACAATTTCGATTATGACGAATGGGCGCTTGCCCGCGGTTGCGACGATTTATTATTGGCCGACAATCGGTGCTACCAGTTGCCAAACTATTTCGGTCAAGCCTTCATTCCTTTTGGTGAGTACAAGAAAGCTAACGCCTACGATGTAGTGCTACACGCGAGAAATGTTCCGATGATGCCTGGCAACTCCGAGAAGCATCTACGAAACTGGTCCAAAAGCCGGTGGGTCGACCTATGTCGGAGGCTTGATGGTCTTCGAGTTGCGGCGGTGGGCATTCCTGAACTTTCGTACTGTCCTGGGAATGTGACCGACTTACGGGGAATCGAAACTGAAGATCTGTGTTCTGTATTGGCGAGCTCCAAGATATGCGTCGGCCCTTCATCTGGGTTGATGCATCTTGCGACGTTATGTCGGACGCCTCAGTTAATTTGGACATCCGATGAATACAAGTTCGGTTTTGGAGGAACCGCATATCGCTACGTTCGAAGTTGGAATCCATTTGCCACCCCCGTCAAGGCGCTGACTCAAATGGGTATTAATCCCACGGTTGAATACGTCCATGCTGAGTTGGAAGCCTTTCTTTCCGAATTACCGCAAAAAGATTTGCGACAATCAAAGTGA
- a CDS encoding HAD family hydrolase has translation MNRALFLDRDGVINVDRGFVWRRQDFEFVDGIFDLVRMAVAHEMLPIVVTNQSGIGRGYYDEPAFEDLMGFVRYRFEQELAPLTAVYFSPFHPEARVERYRADHPSRKPKPGMFLDAIADHGIDPARSAMVGDGWRDALAASAAGVSAIALLGDPGPAPAGAPKVNRFQDLNETLAWFERWVHA, from the coding sequence ATGAACCGCGCGCTCTTCCTTGATCGCGACGGAGTTATCAACGTCGACCGCGGCTTTGTCTGGCGCCGTCAGGATTTCGAATTTGTCGACGGCATATTCGATCTAGTTAGAATGGCTGTCGCGCATGAAATGCTTCCGATCGTGGTCACCAATCAGTCGGGGATAGGACGGGGCTACTACGACGAGCCGGCGTTCGAGGACCTGATGGGGTTCGTCCGCTACCGATTCGAGCAGGAGCTCGCTCCGTTGACCGCGGTCTACTTTTCGCCGTTCCATCCAGAGGCTCGGGTAGAGCGCTATCGCGCAGATCATCCAAGCCGGAAGCCGAAACCGGGGATGTTCCTCGACGCTATCGCGGATCACGGCATCGACCCTGCGCGATCGGCAATGGTGGGCGACGGATGGAGGGACGCCCTTGCCGCATCCGCCGCGGGAGTTTCGGCAATCGCCCTCCTGGGGGACCCGGGGCCGGCGCCCGCGGGCGCACCCAAAGTGAACCGATTCCAGGACCTTAACGAGACCTTGGCGTGGTTCGAACGCTGGGTTCACGCGTAG
- a CDS encoding SIS domain-containing protein, translating to MSDADRPGETHAGSTMAADAALLESFDEGMRAHLLVAEDVRIGLAKPFREMLKAWEAAIRGGGKILFFGNGGSAGDAQHLATELTVRFHADRPAIAALALTTDSSTLTAAGNDIGFDAIFSRQIEAIGRPGDLALGISTSGKSPNVLRALRTAREGGLVAAGFTGGTGGEMPSVTDLLLVVPSADTARIQEMHITLGQLLCGALEERLGLV from the coding sequence ATGTCAGATGCTGATCGACCTGGCGAAACGCACGCCGGGTCAACGATGGCCGCGGACGCGGCTCTGCTCGAATCCTTCGACGAGGGCATGCGGGCACATCTCTTGGTCGCCGAAGACGTACGAATCGGACTCGCAAAGCCCTTTAGAGAGATGCTCAAAGCCTGGGAAGCCGCCATTCGCGGTGGTGGCAAGATTTTGTTCTTCGGCAATGGAGGCAGTGCAGGTGATGCCCAGCACCTCGCGACGGAACTAACCGTCAGATTTCATGCCGATCGTCCTGCCATCGCGGCTCTCGCGCTGACGACCGATTCGAGTACCTTGACTGCCGCGGGCAACGATATCGGTTTTGATGCGATCTTCTCCCGGCAGATTGAGGCGATCGGCCGACCCGGCGACCTTGCGCTCGGTATCTCAACATCCGGCAAAAGCCCCAATGTTCTGCGGGCGTTGAGGACTGCCCGCGAGGGGGGGCTCGTCGCGGCCGGGTTCACGGGGGGCACTGGGGGCGAGATGCCAAGTGTGACCGACCTCCTCCTTGTGGTTCCTTCGGCCGACACCGCGCGAATCCAGGAAATGCACATCACTCTCGGCCAGCTCTTGTGCGGTGCGCTCGAGGAGCGGCTCGGACTTGTCTAG
- a CDS encoding O-antigen ligase family protein: protein MTLASLVIALASANHRWQPYALSGAFFVRIAVPSEVGNISVSGALPSLHVSTVLILFYCVVWPLATRRKEASTPGPAPIPVLCHVIIGTVAAGSVIMSGSLASMGFVAGLTLNQIVAPYLFCVLVYNASRRHISLYEHAGRLFALICVLEAVIALAVHLQLVPQPYLSTFSSLNSWSSLVGRERGTLEHPLALGLFLVAGIPMAVYFRSRIMAYVAILLMVLGISFTQSRIAMLGAVAGIVYLMLIGSKSIRQRITLLIVAFAGYTALDSAGAFDGIRDRIKFDDGSSRGRILAFNQFVDNWRQFQFAGVGMELNKEYFRTHGIRSSGESAAIGYAVGIGIPLTLLYFAAIVWLIGRAVKQANRITPPPRPQRSLFSCPFSCIPR, encoded by the coding sequence GTGACATTGGCTTCGCTAGTCATTGCGCTGGCTTCGGCTAACCATCGATGGCAGCCATACGCGCTGTCGGGCGCCTTCTTCGTGCGGATAGCGGTCCCCTCTGAAGTGGGTAATATAAGCGTTTCTGGCGCACTTCCTTCGTTGCATGTTTCAACGGTTCTCATCCTGTTTTATTGCGTGGTTTGGCCACTGGCAACGCGACGAAAAGAGGCCAGCACCCCGGGTCCTGCGCCCATACCCGTCTTGTGTCACGTGATTATCGGCACAGTCGCCGCCGGCTCAGTCATAATGAGTGGCTCGCTCGCCTCAATGGGTTTCGTCGCAGGTCTTACGCTGAATCAGATTGTCGCCCCGTACTTATTCTGTGTACTTGTCTATAATGCATCACGCCGGCACATCTCGTTGTACGAGCATGCTGGGCGCCTATTTGCCCTAATCTGTGTTCTCGAAGCCGTAATTGCGCTGGCAGTGCACTTACAGCTCGTACCCCAGCCGTACCTGTCGACGTTTTCATCACTTAATTCATGGTCCAGCTTGGTGGGCAGAGAACGAGGGACGCTGGAGCATCCACTAGCCCTCGGCCTATTCCTCGTCGCCGGTATTCCGATGGCGGTATATTTCAGGTCACGAATTATGGCGTACGTTGCCATACTCCTGATGGTATTAGGAATCAGTTTCACCCAGTCGCGAATCGCGATGCTGGGCGCGGTGGCTGGAATTGTTTATCTCATGTTAATTGGTTCAAAGTCGATTCGTCAACGGATCACCTTGCTTATTGTGGCTTTCGCGGGTTATACGGCTCTCGACTCGGCAGGAGCTTTTGATGGCATACGCGACCGAATTAAATTTGACGACGGCTCTTCGCGAGGGCGAATTCTTGCATTCAATCAATTTGTCGACAATTGGCGTCAGTTCCAGTTCGCGGGCGTTGGAATGGAACTCAACAAAGAATATTTTCGAACACACGGGATTCGGTCGAGTGGCGAGTCTGCTGCAATCGGTTACGCCGTCGGCATAGGGATACCGCTGACTCTGCTCTATTTTGCGGCAATCGTCTGGTTGATCGGGCGTGCGGTTAAGCAGGCGAACCGTATAACTCCGCCGCCGCGGCCTCAGCGATCATTGTTCTCGTGTCCATTCAGTTGTATTCCTCGGTGA